Within the Triplophysa dalaica isolate WHDGS20190420 chromosome 2, ASM1584641v1, whole genome shotgun sequence genome, the region ggaagaatgtcagtaacggAGCAGATCTCGcaccccatttactgccatagtagggaaaatacaTACTATGGGAGAGGGGACGAGATCTGATTAGTTAttgacattcctccaaatattttcctttgggTTTAGCAGAACAAGATATTTATaatggtttggaacaatctgagggtgagtaatggatgacagaattttcgtttttgggtgaactatccctttaaggtcagCACTAACCCGACTGACCGAAAGCCTAAGATAGGAGGGATGAGCTGACAGCTTTAAAGAGAAACAGGTCGTGCTGACAGCACCTATGCTACACACGTATTAAAGATACCTCAACAAGTGAGAACAAATGGCACTTCCAGGAGCATATTTGAGTGTTCGCAAAGTGACAGACAGAAGTGAGAACACGCTCACATTTTCCAACACTAGAGCGCATCAGACAACCGGCTCAACGTGTTAATGCACTACATTGACATTGGAATGTTTATATGCTTAACGATGTCAGATGAGTGATTTAGATGGGGTGTCTGGTTGCTTTAGATCAATTTAAGGTTACGATTATTTTGGTAAACGCAGCCCTGAAACTAAAGATACCTTCTGGCAGAAAGCTTGAGTGAAGTCCAAAACAATTTTCAAATCAtaacaaatatacaatacaCTTGCGTTCTCTGAAAAATTACAGCCATACATGATAATAAACGTTTAATAATCAAGAAACGTATTAGTCTTCTCAACGTCGCTCACGAGCTAACAAGGCTAGCATCTACCTATGCTACCTCCAAAACAGCCACAGGGCCGCGAGTCTCATTAACAACACTTTTCATAAGGCATACATGTTATGTACTGTCTGAAACTTTATCATAATCAATTGCATAAAAGTGCTGCTGGCAGCTCTGCGTAAAATCCCAAGAGTTCGACGAAAGGTTCAGTGAAAACATTTAGGTATCTTACCACCTCCTCTTGGGTTGTCAGGGCTTCCGCCATCTTGAAGCCTGAGAAGCAACGTCTACGGGCGCGCCCTCTCTGATGTCGTGAACGCGCTGCCGGTGCACCTCAAGTGGCGCGCATCGTGCACGAGGGTCAGAAAAGCGGAACCTGAAGCCACGCGCAtgttaaaacagtaaaaaagttACTACAGACATGAGAAATCCACTGCTGATAGGTCACCTCCGTACGTTTGACAATATGGtttctaataaaatataaaaaaagagactAATCTGAACAGTTTGTTATGTTATGCATAGTCGCATAACGTTACATGGCTAGCAGCTATGCATTTTTAAAGTACGTTACTTTAGTCTATCAAAAATGTCTACACAAACTATTTTAGCATGTATTATGAACATTTTTCTTGACAGACTACAACACATGAAACTATGTAATACATGTTGAAATGAAACAATGTTCCGTGTGTACACTCTATATTAACCAATAAATTTCAAATCCATCATCCACGtggccggttagctcagttggttagagcgtggtgctaataacgccaaggtcgcgggttcgatccccgtactggccaTGAAACTTTATGTACACAACAATTGTATGATTTTCTAAAACGTCTTAATAACCATTCGTTTGTATACATGCCTACTAACTTTAATTGCTACTTTACATCACCTCCACACGAATTAACATTAAAACTCTTTAATAATTCACTTTTCAATAATTCAACaccacaatgttttatttttcaaatttattttattataccaaaagaaacaaataatgaaTGTGGTATTAAAGTCATgaataaacaacatttcatGGATATATTCTGTCTTTCCTCGTCAGTGCTGATGTTCGTGTTTGTTGCACACTCTTCTGTCCTTTACAAAGGATTAATTTGGTTATATCACACTGTAAAATGTAGTCACACTGTATGGACATGTATGAGATAAGGGAAAAGATTTGTTAAATTCACTTACAGGGGTTTCTAATTAAGAATGACAACTTCTTCCTCTTCACTGTCTGAGATTACCGTCACATCATCTGCACgggtacacacacacttaagatcatatatttttttacacatttctccacagaaaaagcaacaacaacacaaagccAGAAAGCACAAACATATCCTGTATCCTGAACAAATCTGTACAAATCCtgtgaaaaaaatctgcaaaattGGGAACCTGTTTTTCTGTCCTCTGTCATCTGAGGCtcatcctcttcttcctcctcgAGTCCCCATGAGTTTACAAGGCCTTCACCTACCCGTGCAGTTCCCGTGGCACAAAGAACAGGAGATGACACTCTGATTATTGGGTCAAGGattaacataaaattaaataatttacacacagtcacacaatTAGCAAGTTTAAAACTGGCAATGACCCCAGTGTCTCTTAAGATAAAGATACGGTTCTGTGACGGGTTCTGTTCCATTTAGAATCTCATTGGCTGTTTCATCAACGTCTGTCATCTCGACTGGAGCTTCATCTCTTTTAAGGGTTGTGATTCGCACTTTGGGCATAGATTCAGCGAAGCCAAACTTTCCACCCTCTTTTCTGAATCAAACAAAATGAGCACATCAAAGCATATTACTTTATTGCAAGTgtggaaatatatttttggtttgtttatctATTAGAATGAGCAGGTGGTGACAGTTCATATAcctgatttttttgtcattccCTAAGGCTTTGCTGATAAGCTCTGTAATTTCAGAAACCTTGACACTTGCTATTTTGCTGCATCTTAAAACCtgcataaaaacacaacattcacaCAACGTAATATGTCAAAGAATTAGGTGATGAAATGCTTTCAAAAGAAGGAATTTCTACAGACACACGCTGTCACCTGGTCTTTCAGAAGCATGATCCCTCCGCTGGACTGAATGGAGcagatctctctgtgtttgttcatagCAATGACCAATAATCCATCCATCACCCGCTCCTCTCTTTCACATGGGTCCACGAGCAAATAAGACCTTCAAATGGAAAAAAACCAACACAGAAATATCATTAGAAACTTTGAAATGCACTGGAAACAACAGAAGAAATGGACGTAAAGGTAAGACAATGTTAAAACTGAGAAGCATAAACACCAAATGCCACATCAATGTTTTCCTCGATTCAAAAGTGTTCAAACTACAATATTAAATTACTTGATTGCCTCAATGCTTTCAGCATAAAATCAGAGGCGAGTTACATTCACCACTTTGAGACACATATGCTCCGCAGTAAATGGTGTCATATTGTAAGGGATTGTACATTAGCTGTTTCTTACCCCTGCAGGAAGAAAGCAAAGCTGACACAGATGGGCATGTGATAAATGCTCAGTGGAATAGGATCCCTCTCTTCTGGACTGTACTGctcataacacacacaaaccgtGAAACACATCAGCAATTCAACACTCACTAGGTTTACACAGGAAGTACAACCCTTGCCTGAATTACATTAAGTTTACAAGCGCACAATTAACCTTACACTTCTGCTCCACGtagtaaagaaaaacacaaaagacatgaGGGGCGAAGTATCCCTTTAGACAATCATCGTGTAAGTTGCCATTGTTCATAATAGCTGTTAAACATATCTTTCTGGAGTTACAAGCCTCACCACAGTGATGTCTTGGCCTTGAGCAGAGACATCCGGTCTTCTAAAATGTGAGAGTGCAGCTATGGCAGCGATGCTTGCTGCATCCAATAGGTTTCCATCATGATTTAACACATGCACGTCAACCCGTATCTGCCAAACCTGCCAAACACAAGAGTTAAAGTGCGTGGAAGAACATCGCATGTGACACACAAAATACTTGCTTAAATTTTAAGACGTTGATTGGTGTGTGCATTTCACCTTTTCTCCTGATAAAACACAGAGAGATTCAGTGTCTATACATTTAGAATTCCTAAGACACCGCTCAAGCTGTCTGTTTAACGTCACCAACAGTTCTGACTGTCTGTATCACAAACACAGAGGCTGAcagtgtaaaaacacacacaagaggATAACTGGAAGAATAGTGTGCTGCACGATTGTGTGTGCTTGAACACAAACCTGTTTGGCTCGAAGGCAGGCGATGCCATAGGAGACAACtccacattaaaaaacataatgccTTCTGTTGGACGTGAATCTTTTGGAGGGACCAATTCACAAGACACCTGACTCAACAccctgaaaaacacatttgctgtTACACTTTGACCCAAATGATGCTACATAAATAGGCTCAGtggctgtttgtttttgtcattcaaatgtttagggtcacttgactgaaatgtttccaATGGTCTTAAAACCCAAaacaattcagtttttatttatttatttcacataattTGACATAAGCTCCAAAAATTTGTAGAAATGTATTTGAGAATTTTCACAAGTTTACAATTACTTACAAATACGGACGAAAAACTAATTAATAATTAAGTGAAGCAAACTTTTAAACTTTGGTGTATGCATTGAATGTCAGAATTGcaattgttaaataaattaaaaataaagtgaaattttACCTTGTTTTTCCAAGCTCTACGATACAGCAACCATAGTCGGTTCCAAACGTGATTTTAATACTCCGGTAGTCATATGTTTGTCTGCCATCTAGACGCTGGAGAACAGAGATTCAGCTATTTGTTAAAAGTTCAGCAAGAAATACTACAATTTGTATGGCAATGGTCAACCCCGGTGGTGCCATGGTATCACGTCAGTGGCAATAATTTACTTACCTTTTTCTCTTGTATTGCTTTAAGGAGGAAATCCTTCTCACAGTTTGACAGCGGAGTATCCCTCATTTTGACAGCTTGAATATATTCCGTAAAAACAATCTCAATCTACCACGGCATCCCCTCACGTTTCATTCAGCACAGAACCCGCGCAATGTTATGACGTAGTATAACAAGAGCGCATGGTAATGACGTAACCTAAAGTGGGCGTGGCGAAATCTTGCTTCCAGCTAGATTTTACATCAAAGCAAGCGGTTAGAAACGTAAAGTTCTTGCATTTTGACTACTTTTAGTTTAAGTTTAGTCAAAAACCTCAGTAATATGTTTTAAGAGTCATTGTTTAAGTTAACCCGATATAAAATGTTGTAAGAACATAATAAGAGTATTTTTCTTTGTGCAATAACCTGGAGTTATCATGTTGTCTTatcaatttcatttcattttcatcgttctgttattttttcagtAGGCTATTATGCGCGGCATTCCACTAGTTGGTTCCTCCATGCTATTATGGACAGCATTTTGGGatgttaaatatataatttaatatgaaAGTTATGTATACATTAAGGCCATGCTAATAGAAGTTTCATTCATCAGTCAGAAATTATGCATTGTTAAAGATTTCTTtcaattttccattttttactATTTCCAATTTTTAACACAAGAGGGAGCAAGAtatcttaacattttaaaatctatCATAATCACTATAGTTATGAAACAAGTGCTTAATAAGGCATGCATTTAAGCATGAgttaaatgcatatttaatttgaaaacatattatatttttgcattttacaaGATATTCTACAACAACAACTCCTCCGGGTTCTCATAtcaatatatgaaataatgagCACGCTGATTATTATTACCATTTTATTTGTAACAAATAAAACGTTTTCCATGAATACAACTGTATTCTCACATCTGTCCTCACAACGTAAAgtaggaaaattaaaaaaagaaaacatcctctgaaatatttacatttactacAAAATCAGAGGTAAAAGATTtcccttttgtgtttcacattaATTAATGGGTGAAATAGTAAAACCTCTCACAGCAACATTTGACGGTACGAAAATTGTGATACAATGCATATTTGGTCAGATTACATGATACAGATTGTGCTAGTTcattttcacacaaaacaatgtcataATTCATCTAAATCAGACGTGTACCTTGGCATTTTACAAACGGGGGCTATCATGcactgaaaaatgtttttttcccttaatCATTAACACTTAGTTTAGCAAAGAAGTTCTCctaaacaaatgctttttgaaatttgaaaaacCCTGAAACTTGGTCATGATGCACTTCAATGTGTAATATTATACAGCAGGTAGCTAGTGGAAgatttatttcctttaaaacctGGTTTAAAAACGGGacaatgaatgaaaataataatggaATGAAGGAAATGAAACATTTGATGAGCTGAAGTTCGCAGTGACCACGAATGATGATAACCACCAGACTACATGAAAGTCCGCCATACCACCCTGTAATCTATTAagtatttaataataacaataggCTATGTGCATATTTTCTTTTTGAGCTTTGTAACCAAAACATAGTTTTCTctaaacatgcacacactgtGAACAACACTGTGGAGTTCATCTCATtcaatacaaataacattatgTGTTGAAGAAATAGTAAGGGTTAGTGCATAGAACAAGTGTGGAGTAATTTCCAAACCCATACACAAACTGTCATGGTCAACGATACTCAAAAACACAAGGGCATTGATATATGTGAATTATTTTGTCAATATTACAAGTCTATTTGCCAGccatttacattaaatgaattTTTGGGcctcttgtttattgttaaactgCAGTATTGTTTATTCAGTTTCAAATCTAACTTCAAAGTCTCACTTTGGTTATATAGTAGCCTGCAAGATCACAGTACTTCCATAATTCCATACTTCTGTACTGTCTGTTGCAGAAGGATGTTAACATGAACATCACTGCTAGTATCAAATAAACTTTAGGTAAAACTGCTCAAATAGCATTTACATTGGGTAAAACATGAATCCAGCAGTATGGACTCAAACTGTAAAAACTATAGTGTTGTCTACTGCattcaattttaaatacataatttataacAATAACTACATACATAACGGTCAGAATATGAAGCTGTTTTGTCCATTACAGATACAATATACTTGTGTCCTCTCAAAACTGAACAcatattgaaattcaacaaaatcatattttagtcattttGGCAGAACACTTTATGACTGAATAAACCTGCCCTGCTCCTCAATATTGGTCTAGgtgtaaaatatattacattttatattaaatttagcagatacaattatatttaacttGTAATatctattattaatatttaattgtctTTAAATAAAGCAGGTTCATATCCATAGATGTGAAACATAACTTGAATAGCGACCAATTTTAAACATGTGACTATGATAAGGCACTACCAGTGTCAAATGATCCATTATTGTTTTGAGTATCTCACCCCATATTTAGAAACTCTGTTGCCATTTAGGATCAAATTTTGAATATGTGAACTTTCAAACCTGAAATTGGAAGCATTGCTTGGTAACAATGTAGtgaaaaatcatcatttaacTTCTGCGATCAGTACGTAACAATATGTGCACTGACAGGGACCTCACTCACATTATAGAAATATCACGTAATACATTGACAATTCataaatttgtatatatatatatatatcaatttctatatatatatgtggTAATATGgtttataacattttgtttttactttatatCATATAGGATTCATGAGACAATTTAATTACAGTGAGAATATCTCTAATACTTAAGTGGTTTTAACACTTGAAGGTGCGGTCACGTTCAATATTGCACAGGATTTTGAGACAAATCTCCATGTTTCAGGCTATTCTATTTTCCTTTTCTTAAATCTGTGAAAgatatgtatttatatgtgtttgtgCACGCTACAGAAAAATACACCGGATACTGGCATAAGCACCAATATTTGGGTTGACATTGAATTCCTTCTCATAGGTGTTTTTCTTCACTTCATCAAGTGAGTTAGTGGGTCCACTATACAACCGGTGACAAAAACGTGGAAACCTGGTCTGCATCCCTCAATAAACATTACTGCATCTTTTGTGGGTGTTTTGGGGGATTTGCTGTTAAACAAAGGATGAAAATTAACAAGTACAATCAAACAGAATGTTGTCTCCTCTCACACTTTTTCATTGGTCTGATGAATCCATCCAGACAGCACATGGTCGAATTCACGCAACGTCATTGGATCTGTGGTCCGCTTAGCTCTTATGCCTGAGCACCCTCCTTCCACCCCAAATATGTCTGGACAACTGTTAACCATATGGGTTGAGCTACAATTTGTTGCGACAATTCTTTATCCCAGCCGGACTCCCTGTCTGGCTTTTAAATAGTGTGCTGTCTGGAGAAATCACTCA harbors:
- the exosc9 gene encoding exosome complex component RRP45, whose amino-acid sequence is MRDTPLSNCEKDFLLKAIQEKKRLDGRQTYDYRSIKITFGTDYGCCIVELGKTRVLSQVSCELVPPKDSRPTEGIMFFNVELSPMASPAFEPNRQSELLVTLNRQLERCLRNSKCIDTESLCVLSGEKVWQIRVDVHVLNHDGNLLDAASIAAIAALSHFRRPDVSAQGQDITVYSPEERDPIPLSIYHMPICVSFAFFLQGSYLLVDPCEREERVMDGLLVIAMNKHREICSIQSSGGIMLLKDQVLRCSKIASVKVSEITELISKALGNDKKIRKEGGKFGFAESMPKVRITTLKRDEAPVEMTDVDETANEILNGTEPVTEPVSSPVLCATGTARVGEGLVNSWGLEEEEEDEPQMTEDRKTDDVTVISDSEEEEVVILN